The stretch of DNA ATCGTGGTCTTCATCATCTTCGGTGAGACGCCTGCTGCCGCTCAACACTCTGCTCTCCTTGTACTTGTAGAGAAGGACTCCAAGATACAAGCTTAAAACCGGTTCTCGTACGTACTAGGATATATCACAACTAACAAATTTCACGAGCAACACATGATGCAAATATAGGTGTGATTGGTAGGCTGCGTAATGTGGCATCCCAGCTCAACAAGGATAAATTTGAACCCACTAGTGGCCTAAGTATGAGTGGCATGATATATGTGGGGAATTATTATATCTTGCTAGTTGAGAGTGAGTCCCATCAATATATAAATCCAAGTGCTAAGTATATTTCAACCTTCGGATTAACACTTTTACGTAAAAAGGATGAAAGCGTAAGCGTGTGGGCTTTAGCCAAACATTGAATGCCGTCACCCAAATCTTGGACATGAGGAAAGGGgagttgttttgaaaaatatattgTGCATTGTCACGAGGATTGTCTATTTGTCTTTTAAGTTGTTTTGAAATATATTGTGCATTATCATGAGGCATGTACATGCAGGAATTTGCGTCCcagtttttttcaaaatttgaaaaaaaaagacctACATCAACTTCTAGGCAAAAATATTAATTTGagtaaaaatattgttttgggGGGAGAGTACTAAAACTCCAATTGCGTATGCGTAGTGCAAAAGTAGATGAATTAATCCTGCAAGGCACTAATGACACACCATGCATGGCCCCGATTGAATATACAGGGATAATGGTTATCCCTCACCTTTTAGCCCCAAATTATCCCTCATACATCCAAATAGGTGggataattttgaactaaagtggATTATCCCTACCAAAATTCTTAGCCCCTCCAAAGAGTAATAATGGAGCTAATTTTGTATGGTCCCCACAAAAAATACAAGTATGCACACACACCTAGACATGAGAATGAGAGAGAGGGTGGGCATTAGCCCAATGGATTCAAACAACCTACCTTGAGCTAATTTTTTGCCTACCAATTCAAGACTAAACATTAGCTCTCAAAACATGATCCCTCACAAGATTAGTCCAGCACCAAGAAGGCATAAGTGGTGAGGAAAGgcgtatttaaaaaaaatgtgagGACAATAATATACTCCCTCggtccaaaaaaaaagaatgcagCTCCCACTTTTCGAGGagtcaaacaatttcaaatttgaccaaatttatacacaATTATAATATTTATATTGTAAAATAAGTATTATTAGGTTAATCATgtgttatatttttattttaaatttatttgaagaCATAAGTCTTAGCAATTTTTtggtataaatttggtcaaatttgaaattgtttAACTTCTCGGAAGCGAGAGTTGTACTCTTTATGGAATTGAGGTCGAAGATGCTCATTGGGACAGGATTTGTGTACGTCTGTTCATAGAGTGAATGTGTGTTTGTGAGTATCTGAGTTGTACagtgtaatttaaaaaaaaccgTAAATAGCGAAAAGCAgtcacaaaataaaaaatataaccaCCTTTTGTAAACTTCAAGATCTTACCACATTTTTTACCACAAGAAGCAAGCATctaatcaagaaaaatatgccAAAACACAAGATActacctccgttccaaatttaGTTCGTTTGTTTTTTTTGACTCTAAGATTGATCAGTCAtcttatttcaaaaaaattgtgcaaacaTTGTCAAATTCAAGTCATTCTTGAAGATCTTGTGTTGATAAAGCAACCAACAACAAAAATAAGTGATATTTTATACAAATTTTTAACAAAATGAGTGGTCAAAATTGGGATTAAAAAGTCAAATGACCTATtaatttgaaacggatggaGTACAGCCACATCTTATGTCAAAGAGCATCTCATCAAAAAGAAGTGGAGAAAATTGTCCACAACTCCACATGCACGGATGCACCCAGAGTGCCAGATGTTTTAATTGATGAAAGACTCCGAGCTACTACCTTGATTGTCAATGGAATATTTCATCACAGACAAAGATCATTTCAAATAAACAAGCTTTGCATTTGaaaacagaaagaaaaaaaaacagaaagaaacatgcATTTGAGTATGTACGCGCTGTTGAGTAGGTAAAAAAATTACGGCTATTCCAATTTTAGAAACGCTATCCTCTTTTTTAcacacaaaaaagaaagaattgATCCCTCCAATCAGGCCCTGCCCCAGACGCACAGAGGCGCGCCCGCACGGGCAGCGGGCATGTCCGCTCCccactgctcgccgccgccggcggatcTCCCGCCGGACGACGTCTTTCGGGAGATcttcctccgcctcccgccGGACCCTAGCTTCCTCTTCTCTGCCTCGCTCGTCTGCAGGCGCTGGCGCCGTCTCATTCGCAGCCCCGCTTTCCTCCACCGCTTTCGCGCATTCCATCGAACACCTCCCGTGCTTGGCTTCTTCCAGAACCTTTGGACGCTCCCCACAGGCAGGCGCATCCGCTTCGTCCCCACTACCGGCCCCGCCACGCGTATCTCCCTGCCGCCAGGCTTCCCGGACTGGGTCCTGGACTGCTGCCACGGTCGCGTCCTCCTCTACAGCTATTCGGACCGGGAGCTCCTTGTCTGGGACCCCATGACTGGCGACAAGCACTACGTGGGAGCGCCTCCGGACCTGGTCGGCGaggacgtcgccgccgctctAGTCTGCGCAGCCGACCACGTTGACCACACCGACTGCCACTCGAGTCCGTTCCAAATCATCTTCTTGGACTGCAGGGAGGACGATCAATACTGGGTATGTGCTTGCGTCTACTCCTCCGAAACTGAAGTCTGGGGCAGTTGTGCTGCAATTACAATCCCATCCCTTGTCAGCTCGGACTCGAGCGCCCTTGTGGGCAATTCGGTGTACTGGAAGATCATTTTTGCCGAGGAAGACAGCAATCACATTCTTGAGTTTGAACTGCGCAGCCAAAGATTGGGTTTGATTGAGCTGCCAGAAGGCATCAGGGAAAACTACATGTCAGATATTCACATTATGCCGGCAGAGGATGGCAGCATTGGGTTTGCTGGTGTGAGCTATTCTAGTATCCATTTCTGGTCAAGGAGGATTGACTCTGAAGGTGTGGCGGGGTGGGCATTGCTCAGGATAATTGATATGGATAAGCTCACTCTGTCTAGTATGCCAGCTGGAGATATGTTCTTGTGGTCATCTGTAGTTGCATTTGCTAGGGATAGCGATGACCTTTTCCTTCAGGCGGAAGGTGGCATCTTCATGATCAAAATCAGGTCAATGCAGCTCCGGAAAGTGCGTGAAGCAAGTGGTTCAGCCATTTATCCCTATGCAAGCTTCTACACTAGAGGTACTAGTCTGCAAAGACCGATTGCCCTAATATATTTCTTTGGTGGGTACATGGACAGTTGTTGAACTTTATAGTTGAACTTTATTGTTTTTtaagagagtacttcgacaagttgtttaatggggagggtgagagccctacccttgcgttagatgactcttttgacgatactaACATACGTTTTGTGAGGataattcaggaggtagagatcggggaggctttgaagaggatgaagggaggtaaagcgatgtgccctgatggtattcccattgaggtgtggagatgcctaggagataaaGCAATAGCATGGTTAACTAAGTTTTTTAATcttatttttcggtcaaacaaaatgccggaagaatggaggagaagtatattagtacctatcttcaaaaacaagggcgatgttcaaagttgtgcTAACTATCGTGGGATTAAGCtaatgagccatacgatgaagctttgggagagggttatcgagcatcgtctaagaagagtgacaagtgtgacccaaaaccaatttgggttcatgcctggaaggtcaaccatggaggcgattttcttaatacgacaattgatggagagatatatgGAGCAAAaaaaggacttgcacatggtcttcattgaccttgagaaggcatatgacaaagtaccgagaaatgtcatgtggtgggctttggagaagcacaaagtctcaactaagtacattacccttattaaggatatgtacaaggatgcgacgacgtttgtccggacatgtgatggcaacaccactgactttcctattaacataggcctacaccaggggtcagcattgagcccttatttatttgctttagtgatggatgaggtcacaagggatatacaaggtgagatcccttggtgtatgctctttgctgatgatgtggtgctagttgacgagagtagggcaggggttaataggaagttagagctgtggagacgcacattagagtcgaaagggtt from Panicum virgatum strain AP13 chromosome 9K, P.virgatum_v5, whole genome shotgun sequence encodes:
- the LOC120651391 gene encoding F-box protein At5g03970-like, yielding MSAPHCSPPPADLPPDDVFREIFLRLPPDPSFLFSASLVCRRWRRLIRSPAFLHRFRAFHRTPPVLGFFQNLWTLPTGRRIRFVPTTGPATRISLPPGFPDWVLDCCHGRVLLYSYSDRELLVWDPMTGDKHYVGAPPDLVGEDVAAALVCAADHVDHTDCHSSPFQIIFLDCREDDQYWVCACVYSSETEVWGSCAAITIPSLVSSDSSALVGNSVYWKIIFAEEDSNHILEFELRSQRLGLIELPEGIRENYMSDIHIMPAEDGSIGFAGVSYSSIHFWSRRIDSEGVAGWALLRIIDMDKLTLSSMPAGDMFLWSSVVAFARDSDDLFLQAEGGIFMIKIRSMQLRKVREASGSAIYPYASFYTRGCDIVGIDDIDD